A genomic segment from Nicotiana tabacum cultivar K326 chromosome 7, ASM71507v2, whole genome shotgun sequence encodes:
- the LOC107778494 gene encoding uncharacterized protein LOC107778494 produces MANQLRLPFLSFNHLTIYLILLLSQSPQIFSTCRNFCNNIPINYPFSIDDGCGAPQYRHMLNCSATDLFFLTPSGNYKVQSIDYDKKTMTIFDPSMSTCSILQPHHDFKMSEIQSAIIPPSPDTIFILMNCSIDSPVLNHYKSVCFNFSGHSCDELYGSCTSFKLFHMLSNSTPACCFTGYETVKYMSMDILDCTHYTSVYNSDKLEGVGPLDWLYGMELSFSVPDTGCERCAKSGGTCGFDVETEMAQCICSSTSNSTRDCAGGRDTNFAESYRASSFPRVLYILALGAISYHIVLRR; encoded by the exons ATGGCTAACCAATTAAGATTACCTTTTCTCAGCTTCAACCATCTAACAATATACCTCATTTTGCTACTATCACAATCCCCACAAATTTTCTCAACATGTCGCAATTTCTGTAACAACATTCCTATAAACTATCCATTTAGCATCGACGATGGTTGTGGCGCGCCACAATATCGCCACATGCTAAATTGTTCAGCCACTGATTTATTCTTCCTAACACCATCAGGAAATTACAAAGTCCAATCCATAGACTATGACAAAAAAACTATGACCATTTTCGATCCATCAATGTCTACTTGTTCAATCTTACAACCTCACCACGACTTCAAAATGTCAGAAATTCAATCAGCTATAATCCCACCTTCACCTGACACAATTTTCATCCTCATGAATTGTTCTATTGATTCACCAGTACTAAACCATTACAAATCTGTCTGTTTTAATTTCTCTGGTCATTCTTGTGACGAACTTTACGGATCGTGCACTTCGTTTAAGTTGTTTCATATGCTGTCGAATAGTACACCGGCTTGTTGTTTTACGGGTTATGAGACGGTGAAGTATATGAGTATGGATATATTGGATTGTACGCATTATACGAGTGTGTATAATTCGGATAAATTGGAGGGAGTTGGACCTTTGGATTGGCTTTATGGGATGGAGTTGTCGTTCAGTGTCCCGGATACAGGATGTGAACGTTGTGCTAAATCTGGTGGAACTTGTGGATTTGATGTGGAGACTGAGATGGCACAATGTATTTGTTCAAGCACTAGTAATTCTACCAGAGATTGTG CTGGGGGCAGAGATACAAACTTTGCTGAGAGTTACAGAGCATCCTCATTTCCACGAGTACTGTACATCTTGGCTCTTGGGGCCATTTCTTACCACATCGTATTGAGACGATGA